A window of Hyperolius riggenbachi isolate aHypRig1 chromosome 1, aHypRig1.pri, whole genome shotgun sequence contains these coding sequences:
- the ZBTB5 gene encoding zinc finger and BTB domain-containing protein 5 isoform X1, whose product MVCSSRPVAGGGGQQYQHPGEPSDTKRPLCDRGLGPACSTQKKYDPQEEEEKKKGEPSLEEISAKWTMDFPGHFEQTFQQLNYQRLQGQLCDCVIVVGSRHFKAHRSVLAACSTHFRALFTVAEGDQSMNMIQLDSEVVTSEAFAALIDMMYTSTLMLGESNVMDVLLAASHLHLNSVVKACKHYLTTRTLPMSSPNDRAQEQSARMQRSFMLQQLGLSIVSSALNSSQNSEEQSQQQQTSMTSSVRNNMVEQRATFPIRRLHKRKQSSEERARQRMRASIDECLITDVTNESVQSMGNSREEYFSPDSMKMMDATKSDSVPDHQEDNTLMFDQSFSNQEDTQVPSQSDNTGENMITMTGQSTTVETSYSQDSGCDKSVYPSETHDLTVDEKDHMRVIVKSEPLSSPEPQDEVSDVTSQAEGSEPVEVEGAASTEKIELSPESSDRSFSDPQSSTDRVGDIHILDVTPGLEHKSSFSISNFLNKNRNGSLSLSQNSDDNIPNTTSDCRIDGEVSYLVSPEAGPSGHSSNMMSHLDNPFNDGPDSHFARPMQDVMSMPCVQSSNYRGNDPFGMDYPRSGLGLHSMSRSIMGNTRGRAFNFPNYRRIAPKMPIVTSVRSTQLQDNSSNSQMMMNGGNSSYENGNTSQQGPPQLTRASADVLSKCKKALSEHNVLVVEGARKYACKICCKTFLTLTDCKKHIRVHTGEKPYACLKCGKRFSQSSHLYKHSKTTCLRWQNSNIPATLL is encoded by the coding sequence GACCATGGATTTTCCCGGACACTTTGAGCAGACCTTTCAACAGTTGAATTACCAGCGACTCCAAGGCCAGCTGTGTGACTGTGTCATAGTTGTTGGCAGTCGACATTTTAAAGCTCACCGTTCTGTGCTGGCAGCATGCAGTACTCACTTTCGAGCTCTGTTTACTGTGGCAGAAGGAGACCAAAGTATGAACATGATTCAGCTGGATAGTGAAGTGGTAACATCCGAAGCATTTGCTGCCCTTATTGATATGATGTATACATCCACTCTTATGCTTGGAGAGAGTAATGTGATGGATGTGTTGCTAGCAGCATCCCACCTTCACTTGAATTCTGTAGTGAAAGCATGTAAGCACTACCTCACTACAAGGACACTGCCTATGTCTTCCCCCAATGACAGAGCCCAAGAGCAGAGTGCCCGTATGCAGAGATCTTTCATGCTTCAGCAACTCGGATTAAGTATTGTGAGTTCTGCCTTGAATTCAAGTCAGAACAGTGAAGAACAGTCACAACAGCAACAGACCTCAATGACTTCCTCTGTGCGAAACAACATGGTGGAGCAAAGGGCTACATTTCCAATTAGACGACTGCACAAAAGAAAGCAGTCTTCTGAAGAGAGGGCTAGGCAGCGCATGAGAGCTTCTATTGACGAGTGTCTCATTACTGATGTTACCAATGAGAGTGTACAATCCATGGGCAATTCTAGGGAAGAATATTTCTCCCCCGATTCAATGAAAATGATGGACGCTACAAAATCGGACTCAGTTCCAGACCACCAGGAGGATAACACACTCATGTTTGACCAGTCATTCAGTAACCAAGAGGACACACAAGTGCCTAGCCAGTCTGACAACACTGGAGAAAATATGATCACTATGACAGGTCAGTCAACCACAGTTGAAACAAGTTATAGCCAAGACTCTGGTTGTGATAAAAGTGTCTATCCCTCTGAGACTCATGACCTCACGGTAGACGAGAAAGATCACATGAGGGTAATTGTAAAATCTGAGCCCTTGAGTTCCCCTGAACCTCAGGATGAGGTAAGTGACGTCACATCACAAGCAGAGGGAAGTGAGCCTGTTGAAGTAGAAGGTGCAGCAAGCACAGAGAAAATTGAACTGAGCCCAGAAAGCAGTGATCGGAGTTTTTCTGACCCTCAGTCAAGCACGGACAGAGTGGGGGATATCCATATTTTAGATGTGACTCCCGGCTTAGAGCACAAATCCTCATTTAGCATTTctaattttttaaacaaaaacagaaatGGAAGCCTCAGCTTAAGTCAGAACAGTGATGACAACATTCCAAACACAACCAGTGACTGCAGAATAGATGGAGAAGTGTCCTACTTGGTTAGTCCTGAAGCAGGACCTAGTGGTCATTCTTCTAACATGATGTCTCACTTGGATAATCCTTTTAACGATGGCCCAGATTCCCATTTTGCTCGTCCTATGCAGGATGTTATGAGTATGCCTTGTGTTCAATCCTCTAATTATCGTGGAAATGACCCATTTGGAATGGATTATCCTAGGTCGGGGTTAGGGCTTCATTCTATGTCGAGATCAATTATGGGAAATACGAGGGGTCGAGCTTTTAACTTTCCAAATTACCGTCGCattgcccccaaaatgccaatTGTAACATCTGTAAGGAGCACGCAACTACAAGACAACTCCTCTAATTCCCAAATGATGATGAATGGAGGAAACTCCTCATATGAAAATGGCAACACATCTCAGCAAGGTCCACCTCAGTTGACAAGGGCATCTGCAGATGTACTGTCAAAGTGCAAAAAAGCCCTCTCTGAGCATAATGTGCTGGTGGTAGAGGGTGCACGAAAATATGCCTGTAAAATATGCTGCAAGACTTTCCTGACATTGACAGACTGTAAAAAGCACATACGAGTGCATACAGGTGAAAAACCATATGCCTGCCTGAAATGTGGAAAACGGTTTAGCCAATCCAGTCACTTATATAAGCATTCCAAAACTACTTGCCTTAGGTGGCAAAACAGCAACATTCCTGCAACATTGCTTTAA
- the ZBTB5 gene encoding zinc finger and BTB domain-containing protein 5 isoform X2 gives MYMTMDFPGHFEQTFQQLNYQRLQGQLCDCVIVVGSRHFKAHRSVLAACSTHFRALFTVAEGDQSMNMIQLDSEVVTSEAFAALIDMMYTSTLMLGESNVMDVLLAASHLHLNSVVKACKHYLTTRTLPMSSPNDRAQEQSARMQRSFMLQQLGLSIVSSALNSSQNSEEQSQQQQTSMTSSVRNNMVEQRATFPIRRLHKRKQSSEERARQRMRASIDECLITDVTNESVQSMGNSREEYFSPDSMKMMDATKSDSVPDHQEDNTLMFDQSFSNQEDTQVPSQSDNTGENMITMTGQSTTVETSYSQDSGCDKSVYPSETHDLTVDEKDHMRVIVKSEPLSSPEPQDEVSDVTSQAEGSEPVEVEGAASTEKIELSPESSDRSFSDPQSSTDRVGDIHILDVTPGLEHKSSFSISNFLNKNRNGSLSLSQNSDDNIPNTTSDCRIDGEVSYLVSPEAGPSGHSSNMMSHLDNPFNDGPDSHFARPMQDVMSMPCVQSSNYRGNDPFGMDYPRSGLGLHSMSRSIMGNTRGRAFNFPNYRRIAPKMPIVTSVRSTQLQDNSSNSQMMMNGGNSSYENGNTSQQGPPQLTRASADVLSKCKKALSEHNVLVVEGARKYACKICCKTFLTLTDCKKHIRVHTGEKPYACLKCGKRFSQSSHLYKHSKTTCLRWQNSNIPATLL, from the coding sequence GACCATGGATTTTCCCGGACACTTTGAGCAGACCTTTCAACAGTTGAATTACCAGCGACTCCAAGGCCAGCTGTGTGACTGTGTCATAGTTGTTGGCAGTCGACATTTTAAAGCTCACCGTTCTGTGCTGGCAGCATGCAGTACTCACTTTCGAGCTCTGTTTACTGTGGCAGAAGGAGACCAAAGTATGAACATGATTCAGCTGGATAGTGAAGTGGTAACATCCGAAGCATTTGCTGCCCTTATTGATATGATGTATACATCCACTCTTATGCTTGGAGAGAGTAATGTGATGGATGTGTTGCTAGCAGCATCCCACCTTCACTTGAATTCTGTAGTGAAAGCATGTAAGCACTACCTCACTACAAGGACACTGCCTATGTCTTCCCCCAATGACAGAGCCCAAGAGCAGAGTGCCCGTATGCAGAGATCTTTCATGCTTCAGCAACTCGGATTAAGTATTGTGAGTTCTGCCTTGAATTCAAGTCAGAACAGTGAAGAACAGTCACAACAGCAACAGACCTCAATGACTTCCTCTGTGCGAAACAACATGGTGGAGCAAAGGGCTACATTTCCAATTAGACGACTGCACAAAAGAAAGCAGTCTTCTGAAGAGAGGGCTAGGCAGCGCATGAGAGCTTCTATTGACGAGTGTCTCATTACTGATGTTACCAATGAGAGTGTACAATCCATGGGCAATTCTAGGGAAGAATATTTCTCCCCCGATTCAATGAAAATGATGGACGCTACAAAATCGGACTCAGTTCCAGACCACCAGGAGGATAACACACTCATGTTTGACCAGTCATTCAGTAACCAAGAGGACACACAAGTGCCTAGCCAGTCTGACAACACTGGAGAAAATATGATCACTATGACAGGTCAGTCAACCACAGTTGAAACAAGTTATAGCCAAGACTCTGGTTGTGATAAAAGTGTCTATCCCTCTGAGACTCATGACCTCACGGTAGACGAGAAAGATCACATGAGGGTAATTGTAAAATCTGAGCCCTTGAGTTCCCCTGAACCTCAGGATGAGGTAAGTGACGTCACATCACAAGCAGAGGGAAGTGAGCCTGTTGAAGTAGAAGGTGCAGCAAGCACAGAGAAAATTGAACTGAGCCCAGAAAGCAGTGATCGGAGTTTTTCTGACCCTCAGTCAAGCACGGACAGAGTGGGGGATATCCATATTTTAGATGTGACTCCCGGCTTAGAGCACAAATCCTCATTTAGCATTTctaattttttaaacaaaaacagaaatGGAAGCCTCAGCTTAAGTCAGAACAGTGATGACAACATTCCAAACACAACCAGTGACTGCAGAATAGATGGAGAAGTGTCCTACTTGGTTAGTCCTGAAGCAGGACCTAGTGGTCATTCTTCTAACATGATGTCTCACTTGGATAATCCTTTTAACGATGGCCCAGATTCCCATTTTGCTCGTCCTATGCAGGATGTTATGAGTATGCCTTGTGTTCAATCCTCTAATTATCGTGGAAATGACCCATTTGGAATGGATTATCCTAGGTCGGGGTTAGGGCTTCATTCTATGTCGAGATCAATTATGGGAAATACGAGGGGTCGAGCTTTTAACTTTCCAAATTACCGTCGCattgcccccaaaatgccaatTGTAACATCTGTAAGGAGCACGCAACTACAAGACAACTCCTCTAATTCCCAAATGATGATGAATGGAGGAAACTCCTCATATGAAAATGGCAACACATCTCAGCAAGGTCCACCTCAGTTGACAAGGGCATCTGCAGATGTACTGTCAAAGTGCAAAAAAGCCCTCTCTGAGCATAATGTGCTGGTGGTAGAGGGTGCACGAAAATATGCCTGTAAAATATGCTGCAAGACTTTCCTGACATTGACAGACTGTAAAAAGCACATACGAGTGCATACAGGTGAAAAACCATATGCCTGCCTGAAATGTGGAAAACGGTTTAGCCAATCCAGTCACTTATATAAGCATTCCAAAACTACTTGCCTTAGGTGGCAAAACAGCAACATTCCTGCAACATTGCTTTAA
- the ZBTB5 gene encoding zinc finger and BTB domain-containing protein 5 isoform X3 produces the protein MDFPGHFEQTFQQLNYQRLQGQLCDCVIVVGSRHFKAHRSVLAACSTHFRALFTVAEGDQSMNMIQLDSEVVTSEAFAALIDMMYTSTLMLGESNVMDVLLAASHLHLNSVVKACKHYLTTRTLPMSSPNDRAQEQSARMQRSFMLQQLGLSIVSSALNSSQNSEEQSQQQQTSMTSSVRNNMVEQRATFPIRRLHKRKQSSEERARQRMRASIDECLITDVTNESVQSMGNSREEYFSPDSMKMMDATKSDSVPDHQEDNTLMFDQSFSNQEDTQVPSQSDNTGENMITMTGQSTTVETSYSQDSGCDKSVYPSETHDLTVDEKDHMRVIVKSEPLSSPEPQDEVSDVTSQAEGSEPVEVEGAASTEKIELSPESSDRSFSDPQSSTDRVGDIHILDVTPGLEHKSSFSISNFLNKNRNGSLSLSQNSDDNIPNTTSDCRIDGEVSYLVSPEAGPSGHSSNMMSHLDNPFNDGPDSHFARPMQDVMSMPCVQSSNYRGNDPFGMDYPRSGLGLHSMSRSIMGNTRGRAFNFPNYRRIAPKMPIVTSVRSTQLQDNSSNSQMMMNGGNSSYENGNTSQQGPPQLTRASADVLSKCKKALSEHNVLVVEGARKYACKICCKTFLTLTDCKKHIRVHTGEKPYACLKCGKRFSQSSHLYKHSKTTCLRWQNSNIPATLL, from the coding sequence ATGGATTTTCCCGGACACTTTGAGCAGACCTTTCAACAGTTGAATTACCAGCGACTCCAAGGCCAGCTGTGTGACTGTGTCATAGTTGTTGGCAGTCGACATTTTAAAGCTCACCGTTCTGTGCTGGCAGCATGCAGTACTCACTTTCGAGCTCTGTTTACTGTGGCAGAAGGAGACCAAAGTATGAACATGATTCAGCTGGATAGTGAAGTGGTAACATCCGAAGCATTTGCTGCCCTTATTGATATGATGTATACATCCACTCTTATGCTTGGAGAGAGTAATGTGATGGATGTGTTGCTAGCAGCATCCCACCTTCACTTGAATTCTGTAGTGAAAGCATGTAAGCACTACCTCACTACAAGGACACTGCCTATGTCTTCCCCCAATGACAGAGCCCAAGAGCAGAGTGCCCGTATGCAGAGATCTTTCATGCTTCAGCAACTCGGATTAAGTATTGTGAGTTCTGCCTTGAATTCAAGTCAGAACAGTGAAGAACAGTCACAACAGCAACAGACCTCAATGACTTCCTCTGTGCGAAACAACATGGTGGAGCAAAGGGCTACATTTCCAATTAGACGACTGCACAAAAGAAAGCAGTCTTCTGAAGAGAGGGCTAGGCAGCGCATGAGAGCTTCTATTGACGAGTGTCTCATTACTGATGTTACCAATGAGAGTGTACAATCCATGGGCAATTCTAGGGAAGAATATTTCTCCCCCGATTCAATGAAAATGATGGACGCTACAAAATCGGACTCAGTTCCAGACCACCAGGAGGATAACACACTCATGTTTGACCAGTCATTCAGTAACCAAGAGGACACACAAGTGCCTAGCCAGTCTGACAACACTGGAGAAAATATGATCACTATGACAGGTCAGTCAACCACAGTTGAAACAAGTTATAGCCAAGACTCTGGTTGTGATAAAAGTGTCTATCCCTCTGAGACTCATGACCTCACGGTAGACGAGAAAGATCACATGAGGGTAATTGTAAAATCTGAGCCCTTGAGTTCCCCTGAACCTCAGGATGAGGTAAGTGACGTCACATCACAAGCAGAGGGAAGTGAGCCTGTTGAAGTAGAAGGTGCAGCAAGCACAGAGAAAATTGAACTGAGCCCAGAAAGCAGTGATCGGAGTTTTTCTGACCCTCAGTCAAGCACGGACAGAGTGGGGGATATCCATATTTTAGATGTGACTCCCGGCTTAGAGCACAAATCCTCATTTAGCATTTctaattttttaaacaaaaacagaaatGGAAGCCTCAGCTTAAGTCAGAACAGTGATGACAACATTCCAAACACAACCAGTGACTGCAGAATAGATGGAGAAGTGTCCTACTTGGTTAGTCCTGAAGCAGGACCTAGTGGTCATTCTTCTAACATGATGTCTCACTTGGATAATCCTTTTAACGATGGCCCAGATTCCCATTTTGCTCGTCCTATGCAGGATGTTATGAGTATGCCTTGTGTTCAATCCTCTAATTATCGTGGAAATGACCCATTTGGAATGGATTATCCTAGGTCGGGGTTAGGGCTTCATTCTATGTCGAGATCAATTATGGGAAATACGAGGGGTCGAGCTTTTAACTTTCCAAATTACCGTCGCattgcccccaaaatgccaatTGTAACATCTGTAAGGAGCACGCAACTACAAGACAACTCCTCTAATTCCCAAATGATGATGAATGGAGGAAACTCCTCATATGAAAATGGCAACACATCTCAGCAAGGTCCACCTCAGTTGACAAGGGCATCTGCAGATGTACTGTCAAAGTGCAAAAAAGCCCTCTCTGAGCATAATGTGCTGGTGGTAGAGGGTGCACGAAAATATGCCTGTAAAATATGCTGCAAGACTTTCCTGACATTGACAGACTGTAAAAAGCACATACGAGTGCATACAGGTGAAAAACCATATGCCTGCCTGAAATGTGGAAAACGGTTTAGCCAATCCAGTCACTTATATAAGCATTCCAAAACTACTTGCCTTAGGTGGCAAAACAGCAACATTCCTGCAACATTGCTTTAA